A single genomic interval of Hyalangium gracile harbors:
- a CDS encoding TadE/TadG family type IV pilus assembly protein — MRASWRAARGQSVVELAIGLIVFVTVVMFGIHFAEVGYLSLQVPQAAVSPLWDSTALRVHRMRDQQDSIGDFTAFPNIAPSVQAHAGVRFRDFDGRSSTSSSQTNHITQVFTRMDGLQVQCTEDPEVFFDLPRGERPDLLEPRPGNFPDAPPGQDVGAPTDSPLDGIYENVGGMSCAAQAHLEGLSTLPTSFLEGTGGLFQVQHSVPLEMTMCSVGRAQNGVCKGRYGILLGDFGFTDEDVAGHCPLQPEQPDVPCPENRTFYFAAMKVFSNTGRSAGRAASDFARFFAGYSPINESGFFMSYRGEEDDYIERTTPPGEEEDEMDRPRNTGGPDHEPSPFRRPSNACFLGIQGC; from the coding sequence ATGCGCGCTTCCTGGCGAGCCGCTCGCGGCCAGTCCGTGGTGGAGCTGGCCATCGGCCTGATCGTCTTCGTCACCGTGGTGATGTTCGGCATCCACTTCGCCGAGGTGGGCTACCTGTCGCTCCAGGTGCCCCAGGCGGCCGTCTCTCCGCTCTGGGACAGCACGGCGCTCCGGGTGCACCGGATGAGGGACCAGCAGGACTCGATCGGCGACTTCACCGCCTTCCCCAACATCGCGCCCTCGGTGCAGGCGCACGCCGGCGTGCGCTTCCGGGACTTCGACGGCCGCAGCTCCACCTCCTCGAGCCAGACCAACCACATCACCCAGGTCTTCACCCGGATGGATGGCCTGCAGGTCCAGTGCACCGAGGATCCCGAGGTGTTCTTCGACTTGCCTCGGGGCGAGCGCCCGGACCTGCTCGAGCCACGGCCTGGAAACTTTCCAGACGCTCCGCCCGGGCAGGACGTGGGCGCCCCCACGGACAGCCCGCTCGATGGCATCTACGAGAACGTGGGCGGGATGAGCTGCGCGGCGCAGGCCCACCTCGAGGGGCTGTCCACGCTGCCCACCTCCTTCCTGGAGGGCACCGGAGGCCTCTTCCAGGTGCAGCACTCCGTGCCGCTGGAGATGACGATGTGCTCGGTGGGCCGGGCCCAGAATGGGGTCTGCAAGGGCCGCTACGGCATCCTGCTGGGAGACTTCGGCTTCACCGATGAAGACGTGGCCGGACACTGCCCCCTCCAGCCCGAGCAGCCGGATGTGCCCTGCCCCGAGAACCGGACCTTCTACTTCGCGGCGATGAAGGTGTTCTCCAACACCGGCCGCTCCGCGGGGCGCGCGGCCTCCGACTTCGCGAGGTTCTTCGCCGGCTACAGCCCCATCAACGAGAGCGGCTTCTTCATGAGCTATCGCGGCGAGGAGGACGACTACATCGAGCGCACCACGCCTCCGGGCGAGGAGGAGGACGAGATGGACCGGCCCCGCAACACGGGAGGCCCGGACCACGAGCCCTCGCCCTTCCGCCGTCCGTCCAACGCATGCTTCCTGGGGATACAGGGATGCTGA
- a CDS encoding TerC/Alx family metal homeostasis membrane protein: MDAIQVPVSGWIAFAGLALGLLVVDLLAHRGRHGESKRSAIAWSLGWIALGLGFSVFVWRAYGSRAAHEYLGAWLIEKSLSLDNLFIFLVIFRSLSIPEAEQRRVLFWGIFGALVFRGLFILLGVEAIERWHAVVYVFGAILLITAIRVAREDPSRKQKSTVVEWLAKRIPLHPAVEGSHFLVRRGGRLLATPLLVGLLAIELTDIAFAVDSVPAALAVSHEPFIVYTSNVFAILGLRALYIALAHVISELRYLHYGLAAVLAFAGLKMIIPDSVLHVPPLASVVVILVSIGVAVIASLRSRARQRRLERQRKGPGPGREVPA; the protein is encoded by the coding sequence ATGGACGCGATTCAGGTTCCAGTCTCCGGATGGATCGCCTTCGCCGGGCTGGCCCTGGGCCTGCTCGTGGTCGATCTGCTGGCCCATCGCGGGCGGCACGGCGAGTCGAAGCGCAGCGCCATCGCCTGGAGCCTGGGGTGGATCGCGCTCGGGCTGGGCTTCAGCGTGTTCGTCTGGAGGGCCTACGGCTCGCGCGCGGCCCATGAGTACCTGGGCGCCTGGCTCATCGAGAAGAGCCTGAGCCTGGACAACCTCTTCATCTTCCTCGTCATCTTCCGCAGCCTCAGCATCCCCGAGGCCGAGCAGCGGCGGGTGCTCTTCTGGGGCATCTTCGGGGCGCTGGTGTTCCGAGGCCTCTTCATCCTGCTCGGCGTGGAGGCCATCGAGCGCTGGCACGCCGTGGTCTACGTGTTCGGCGCCATCCTGCTCATCACCGCCATCCGGGTGGCTCGCGAGGATCCGTCGCGAAAGCAGAAGAGCACGGTGGTGGAGTGGCTGGCCAAGCGGATTCCGCTGCACCCCGCGGTGGAGGGCTCGCACTTCCTCGTCCGGCGCGGAGGCCGGCTGCTGGCGACGCCCCTGCTGGTGGGGCTGCTCGCCATCGAGCTCACCGACATCGCCTTCGCCGTGGACTCGGTGCCCGCGGCGCTGGCGGTGAGCCATGAGCCGTTCATCGTCTACACCTCGAACGTCTTCGCCATCCTCGGCCTGCGGGCCCTCTACATCGCGCTGGCGCACGTCATCTCGGAATTGCGCTACCTGCACTACGGGCTCGCCGCGGTCCTCGCCTTCGCGGGCCTGAAGATGATCATCCCCGACAGCGTGCTGCATGTGCCGCCGCTCGCCTCGGTGGTGGTCATCCTCGTGAGCATCGGCGTGGCCGTCATCGCGAGCCTTCGCTCCCGGGCCCGGCAGCGTCGCCTGGAGCGGCAGCGGAAGGGGCCAGGGCCTGGACGTGAGGTCCCCGCCTGA
- a CDS encoding pilus assembly protein TadG-related protein produces MLFCLTLLLVTLMVCLTLSFSMKLREKMETQNVADLAAYSGAVATARTFNSVALMRRAQTGQLVAISSVMSLISWTSMLRANLNAARMAANGCPAAATALEALDEKNEQIEKKWHELDAAAGVQAYNIQLLGGHLGGMQGQMFERLKESVSGEQKSFTAKMAAMASKDGRFPDELHAGPTPVSVNELVQATSGGAGYALDMAMATRGYHFLTERQGIPAMTGSGGILGALGAAGGRLRVVEGGGSAYWGKELGHGGRADATWFTWAEDHALVEVSFPGCPTFTVQATAGVKATDKEDETDNHWWTPATPLLGDADPGMEKQYRHTLISCWPREYCPNTFIGGMTYNTSDHSADNLYAEPKLFALARRDYRKRGLRSDPWEFFFHFRFTPESNGRFDNHGWTLANGTDISVQSALGTGLAYYHRPGHWNEAPNLWNPFWRATLVSADIDKAGDLRRGGTDVPDTVGGPAAEAFRQLISAGYKGVH; encoded by the coding sequence GTGCTCTTCTGCCTGACGCTGCTGCTCGTCACGCTGATGGTCTGCCTCACGCTGTCGTTCTCCATGAAGCTGCGCGAGAAGATGGAGACGCAGAACGTGGCGGACCTGGCGGCCTACAGCGGCGCGGTGGCCACCGCGCGCACGTTCAACAGCGTGGCCCTCATGCGGCGCGCCCAGACCGGGCAGCTGGTGGCCATCTCCTCGGTGATGAGCCTCATCAGCTGGACGAGCATGCTGCGCGCGAACCTGAACGCCGCTCGCATGGCGGCCAACGGGTGCCCCGCCGCCGCCACCGCGCTGGAGGCCCTGGACGAGAAGAACGAACAGATCGAGAAGAAGTGGCACGAGCTGGACGCCGCGGCCGGCGTGCAGGCCTACAACATCCAGCTGCTGGGCGGCCACCTGGGGGGCATGCAGGGCCAGATGTTCGAGCGCCTCAAGGAGTCCGTCTCCGGCGAGCAGAAGTCCTTCACCGCGAAGATGGCGGCCATGGCGAGCAAGGACGGCCGCTTCCCGGACGAGCTGCACGCGGGGCCCACGCCCGTCTCGGTGAACGAGCTGGTGCAGGCCACCAGCGGAGGCGCCGGCTACGCCCTGGACATGGCCATGGCCACCCGGGGCTACCACTTCCTCACCGAGCGCCAGGGCATCCCCGCCATGACGGGCAGCGGGGGCATCCTGGGCGCGCTGGGGGCGGCCGGAGGCCGGCTGCGCGTCGTCGAGGGCGGTGGCAGCGCGTACTGGGGCAAGGAGCTGGGCCACGGCGGGCGGGCGGATGCGACCTGGTTCACCTGGGCGGAGGATCACGCGCTGGTGGAGGTGTCCTTCCCCGGCTGCCCCACCTTCACGGTGCAGGCCACCGCGGGCGTGAAGGCCACCGACAAGGAGGACGAGACGGACAACCACTGGTGGACCCCCGCCACTCCCCTGCTGGGTGACGCGGATCCCGGCATGGAGAAGCAGTACCGGCACACGCTCATCTCCTGCTGGCCGCGCGAGTACTGCCCCAACACGTTCATCGGCGGCATGACGTACAACACGAGCGACCACTCGGCCGACAACCTCTATGCCGAGCCGAAGCTCTTCGCGCTCGCCCGGCGCGACTACCGCAAGCGGGGCCTGCGCAGCGATCCGTGGGAGTTCTTCTTCCACTTCCGCTTCACCCCCGAGTCCAACGGCCGCTTCGACAACCACGGCTGGACGCTGGCGAATGGCACGGACATCAGCGTGCAGTCGGCGCTGGGCACCGGGCTGGCCTACTACCACCGGCCCGGGCACTGGAACGAGGCGCCCAACCTGTGGAACCCCTTCTGGCGCGCCACCCTGGTCTCCGCGGACATCGACAAGGCGGGAGACCTGAGGCGCGGCGGCACGGACGTGCCGGACACGGTGGGCGGGCCCGCGGCCGAGGCCTTCCGGCAGCTCATCTCCGCTGGCTACAAGGGGGTGCACTGA
- a CDS encoding protein kinase domain-containing protein — MRCLDEATFMALMLGGLPPDRAAEVDAHLDACPPCRRMMAQALQAQSPPPVEAGSAPDSERETLPAAASEGALLTRGTAVGRYLVLERLGSGGMGVVYAAYDPELDRRVALKLLRTGALGLQATEGRAHLQREAQAMARVSHPHVVPIYDVGTFGEQVFLAMELVEARTLRQWLREAPRSWREVRDAFVEAARGLAAAHAVGLVHGDIKPENLLVGRDGRVRVTDFGLARTLVPGESGEELPSVAGGTPAYMAPEQLSGRGVADARSDQFSLCVSLYEALFGERPFAGSRASELATEVRAGQVRPVPRGTSVPSWLQRVVLQGLEAEPARRHASIEALLAALHADPAVRRHKWLQWSGGLVLLLGAVVATQLLNTHQARACASSAERALSGVWDVPRQQAVEKAFLDTGRPFAATAWARVRRSLDAYTAAWVTTRTSACEEARTGAPRAEELRGERMRCLDGRLAEVAALTQVLAQADTDVVGRALRAVESLPPPSGCSEVAASGREAVPSNALREAVVRARALEAAGRYTEALAIAAPAAEAARKQGDRAGTAEGLLAVAELREEAGDYRGAEEALFDCLWAAEAGRHDRVAARAWTLAVRLSGARFEQFALARRWHERADAALVRLGGDDALRARLHVNQGRVLYAQGRYSEAEAQHHHALELLEHTLGPESLEVADVLLELSGAQAVQGRKEAIGLGQRAQALRERALGPEHPEVGMALAELAGLHWLQGGFAESERLATQSLALLERSLGPKHQRLVTPLNTLAIARLAQNRAQDEVVPLMERALQLLEGSGSEESSETAVLRTNIASALGHAGRPAEAERLITDAISSLERKLGPEHPTLVVMLLELATVLQAQGRVAEALPRLDRAAAIQDALPEDVRGMWMHTRMDLGRAYMELRRPKEAVAPLSQLVADRKHTPMPPEMGALARFLLAQALWDSGGDRHQAVKLATEAQGLIPDTAPAAPRFRKTLEDWLARHVP, encoded by the coding sequence ATGCGCTGCCTGGACGAAGCCACCTTCATGGCGTTGATGCTCGGAGGCCTGCCGCCGGACCGGGCCGCGGAGGTGGACGCGCACCTGGATGCCTGCCCGCCGTGCCGACGCATGATGGCCCAGGCGCTCCAGGCCCAGTCTCCCCCACCGGTGGAGGCAGGCAGCGCTCCGGACTCCGAGCGCGAGACACTCCCGGCCGCGGCGTCCGAGGGCGCGCTCCTCACCCGAGGCACGGCGGTGGGGCGCTACCTGGTGCTGGAGCGGCTCGGCTCCGGGGGCATGGGGGTGGTGTACGCGGCCTACGATCCCGAGCTGGACCGACGGGTGGCCCTCAAGCTGCTGCGCACCGGAGCGCTCGGGCTGCAGGCCACCGAGGGCCGTGCCCACCTGCAGCGAGAAGCCCAGGCCATGGCGCGCGTCTCCCATCCGCACGTGGTGCCCATCTACGACGTGGGCACCTTCGGCGAGCAGGTGTTTCTCGCCATGGAGCTGGTCGAGGCGCGGACGCTGCGACAGTGGCTGCGCGAGGCCCCCCGCTCCTGGCGCGAGGTGCGCGACGCCTTCGTGGAGGCCGCGCGCGGACTGGCCGCCGCCCACGCCGTGGGGCTCGTCCATGGAGACATCAAGCCGGAGAACCTGCTCGTGGGCCGGGACGGCCGGGTGCGGGTGACGGACTTCGGCCTCGCGCGCACCCTCGTGCCCGGAGAGTCCGGCGAGGAGCTGCCGAGCGTGGCGGGCGGCACTCCGGCCTACATGGCGCCCGAGCAGCTCTCGGGCAGAGGCGTCGCGGATGCTCGCAGTGATCAGTTCAGCCTCTGCGTATCCTTATATGAGGCCCTCTTCGGCGAGCGCCCTTTCGCGGGCTCCAGGGCGTCGGAGCTGGCCACCGAGGTGCGCGCGGGCCAGGTGCGCCCCGTCCCGCGAGGCACCTCCGTGCCGTCCTGGCTCCAGCGCGTGGTGCTGCAGGGCCTGGAGGCGGAGCCCGCGCGGCGCCACGCTTCCATCGAGGCGCTGCTGGCCGCACTCCACGCGGATCCCGCGGTGCGGCGCCACAAGTGGCTCCAGTGGAGCGGAGGATTGGTGCTCCTGCTGGGCGCGGTGGTGGCCACCCAGCTCTTGAACACCCACCAGGCCCGAGCCTGCGCGAGCTCCGCCGAGCGCGCGCTGTCCGGCGTCTGGGACGTGCCCCGGCAGCAGGCCGTGGAGAAGGCCTTCCTCGACACCGGACGTCCCTTCGCCGCTACCGCGTGGGCGCGAGTGCGGCGCTCGCTGGACGCGTACACCGCCGCGTGGGTGACGACGCGCACGAGCGCCTGCGAGGAGGCCCGAACGGGAGCGCCGCGCGCGGAGGAGCTCCGGGGCGAGCGGATGCGCTGCCTGGACGGACGGCTGGCGGAGGTGGCCGCGCTGACGCAGGTGCTGGCCCAGGCGGACACGGACGTGGTGGGCCGGGCCCTTCGGGCCGTGGAGTCCCTGCCCCCGCCCTCGGGCTGCTCGGAGGTGGCGGCGTCAGGCCGCGAGGCCGTGCCCTCCAACGCGCTGCGAGAGGCGGTGGTGCGAGCGCGGGCCCTGGAGGCCGCCGGCCGGTACACGGAAGCGCTGGCCATCGCCGCGCCCGCGGCGGAAGCGGCACGCAAGCAGGGAGATCGGGCGGGCACCGCGGAGGGGCTGCTGGCCGTGGCGGAGCTCCGCGAGGAGGCGGGGGACTATCGAGGCGCGGAGGAGGCCCTCTTCGACTGCCTCTGGGCCGCCGAGGCCGGACGACACGATCGGGTGGCCGCGCGCGCGTGGACACTGGCGGTCCGCCTCTCCGGTGCACGCTTCGAGCAGTTCGCGCTCGCACGTCGCTGGCACGAGCGCGCGGACGCCGCCCTCGTCCGCCTGGGCGGGGACGATGCGCTGCGCGCGCGGCTGCACGTCAACCAGGGGCGAGTCCTCTACGCCCAGGGCCGCTACAGCGAGGCGGAGGCGCAGCACCACCATGCCCTGGAGCTGCTGGAGCACACCCTGGGCCCGGAGAGCCTGGAGGTGGCGGATGTCCTCCTGGAGCTGAGCGGGGCCCAGGCGGTTCAGGGGCGCAAGGAGGCCATCGGCCTGGGACAGCGAGCCCAGGCGCTGCGCGAGCGCGCGCTGGGGCCGGAGCACCCCGAGGTGGGCATGGCCCTGGCGGAGCTTGCCGGGCTGCACTGGCTCCAGGGCGGGTTCGCCGAGTCCGAGCGGCTCGCCACCCAGTCCCTGGCGCTGCTGGAGCGCTCGCTCGGCCCGAAGCACCAGCGGCTCGTCACCCCGCTCAACACGCTGGCCATCGCCCGGCTCGCCCAGAACCGGGCACAGGACGAGGTGGTGCCCCTGATGGAGCGAGCCCTCCAGCTGCTCGAGGGGAGCGGAAGCGAGGAGAGCTCCGAGACCGCGGTGCTGCGCACCAACATCGCCTCCGCCCTGGGACACGCCGGCCGGCCCGCCGAGGCGGAGCGGCTCATCACCGACGCCATCTCGAGCCTGGAGCGGAAGCTGGGCCCCGAGCACCCAACCCTCGTCGTCATGCTGCTCGAGCTGGCCACCGTCCTACAGGCGCAGGGCCGTGTCGCGGAGGCCCTCCCGCGGCTCGATCGCGCCGCAGCCATCCAGGACGCCCTGCCGGAGGACGTGCGCGGCATGTGGATGCACACGCGGATGGATCTCGGACGGGCCTACATGGAGCTGCGTCGCCCCAAGGAGGCCGTGGCGCCGCTGTCCCAGCTCGTCGCCGACCGGAAGCACACGCCCATGCCGCCCGAGATGGGGGCACTGGCGCGCTTCCTCCTGGCCCAGGCGCTGTGGGACTCCGGTGGCGACCGTCACCAGGCCGTGAAGCTGGCCACCGAAGCGCAGGGCCTGATCCCCGACACGGCTCCGGCCGCGCCCAGGTTCCGGAAGACGCTGGAGGACTGGCTCGCGCGGCACGTGCCCTGA
- a CDS encoding ATP-binding protein: protein MDRSDMGTKGSGGACGVCGGRTYLIERQGDRAHARICDCSVECKVCGGRGHNLIQQEATFSKKVGPRKYDVLAPCACTLRARRVARYNEVGLPGVLAHATFDNYRPIDDAHNRPKTVAQHFAHHYDKKGTNKGFILSGPVGTGKTHLLAATLAHLVLELGVETRYIEISLLYATIRRGFQEGKSGGEIIGPLSEVEVLAIDELGKGRGSQFELETMDELIARRYNANRTTLFATNYSLEPERKVTRAVSGYQSTDDAKNVLREAELLRERVGERIYSRLCEMCTFVELPKDTPDHRRARQQGEMRGHHAPAKMRAHR, encoded by the coding sequence ATGGATCGCTCCGACATGGGGACCAAGGGCAGTGGCGGTGCGTGTGGCGTGTGCGGGGGACGGACGTACCTCATCGAGCGGCAGGGAGACCGCGCGCATGCGCGCATCTGCGACTGTTCGGTGGAGTGCAAGGTGTGCGGCGGACGAGGGCACAACCTCATCCAGCAGGAGGCCACCTTCAGCAAGAAGGTGGGCCCGCGCAAGTACGACGTGCTGGCGCCCTGCGCGTGCACCCTGAGGGCGCGGCGGGTGGCCCGCTACAACGAGGTGGGGCTGCCCGGAGTGCTGGCCCACGCCACGTTCGACAACTACCGCCCCATCGACGACGCCCACAACCGGCCCAAGACGGTGGCGCAGCACTTCGCCCACCACTACGACAAGAAGGGCACCAACAAGGGCTTCATCCTCAGCGGGCCGGTGGGCACGGGCAAGACGCACCTGCTGGCGGCCACGCTGGCGCACCTGGTGCTGGAGCTGGGCGTGGAGACCCGCTACATCGAGATCTCCCTGCTCTACGCCACCATCCGGCGCGGCTTCCAGGAGGGCAAGAGCGGCGGGGAGATCATCGGCCCGCTGTCCGAGGTGGAGGTGCTGGCCATCGACGAGCTGGGCAAGGGGCGCGGCAGCCAGTTCGAGCTGGAGACGATGGATGAGCTCATCGCCCGGCGCTACAACGCCAACCGCACCACCCTGTTCGCGACGAACTACTCGCTGGAGCCCGAGCGCAAGGTGACGCGCGCGGTGAGCGGCTACCAGTCCACCGACGACGCGAAGAACGTGCTGCGAGAGGCGGAGCTGCTGCGCGAGCGGGTGGGCGAGCGCATCTACAGCCGGCTCTGCGAGATGTGCACCTTCGTGGAGCTGCCCAAGGACACGCCGGACCACCGGCGCGCCCGGCAGCAGGGCGAGATGCGCGGGCACCACGCCCCGGCGAAGATGCGCGCGCACCGCTGA
- the cheB gene encoding chemotaxis-specific protein-glutamate methyltransferase CheB, with product MAPIRILVADSSAVARRELSQMLSSEPGLEVVALSPTGRVALEQTAKLQPEVIVLELSLQDMSGLEVLKELRRQFPRLPVLIFSALAASTGNLTLDALAHGASDYITKPTTAGGVPFLEQARQQLVTKIRELHSRIQPEPPKIIPPRKRHELARPPQRQARIGVVVIGASTGGPNMLNEVIAALPADFPVPVLITQHMPPVFTKLFAERLDTLTPLQVREAVAGEQVRAGQVWVAPGDYHLALVREGPLVKLSTNRGPMENSCRPAVDVLFRSAATVYGAGVLAVVMTGMGKDGMKGCQVVSQAGGRIIVQDPATCVVGSMPQAVLEAGLAHHVVPLKNLGAEIIRRVNRALAAEPLVG from the coding sequence ATGGCTCCCATCCGAATCCTCGTGGCGGACAGTTCCGCGGTCGCCCGGAGGGAGCTCTCCCAGATGCTCTCGTCCGAGCCGGGCCTGGAGGTGGTGGCGCTGTCGCCCACCGGGCGCGTGGCGCTGGAGCAGACGGCGAAGCTGCAGCCGGAGGTCATCGTGCTGGAGCTGTCGCTGCAGGACATGAGCGGGCTGGAGGTGCTCAAGGAGCTGCGCCGGCAGTTCCCGCGCCTGCCGGTGCTCATCTTCAGCGCGCTGGCGGCGAGCACCGGCAACCTCACGCTGGACGCGCTGGCCCACGGCGCGAGCGACTACATCACCAAGCCCACCACCGCGGGCGGCGTGCCCTTCCTGGAGCAGGCCCGGCAGCAGCTGGTGACGAAGATCCGCGAGCTGCACTCGCGCATCCAGCCCGAGCCGCCGAAGATCATCCCGCCGCGCAAGCGGCACGAGCTGGCCAGGCCCCCGCAGCGGCAGGCGCGCATCGGGGTGGTGGTGATCGGCGCTTCCACGGGCGGGCCCAACATGCTGAACGAGGTCATCGCGGCGCTGCCCGCGGACTTCCCGGTGCCGGTGCTCATCACCCAGCACATGCCGCCCGTCTTCACCAAGCTGTTCGCCGAGCGCCTGGACACGCTGACGCCGCTGCAGGTGCGCGAGGCCGTGGCGGGAGAGCAGGTGCGGGCCGGCCAGGTGTGGGTGGCCCCTGGGGACTACCACCTGGCGCTCGTGCGCGAGGGGCCGCTGGTGAAGCTGAGCACGAACCGGGGGCCGATGGAGAACTCCTGCCGCCCGGCGGTGGATGTGCTCTTCCGGTCCGCCGCCACGGTCTACGGAGCCGGCGTGCTGGCGGTGGTGATGACGGGGATGGGGAAGGACGGGATGAAGGGGTGCCAGGTGGTGAGCCAGGCCGGAGGCCGCATCATCGTCCAGGATCCCGCCACCTGCGTGGTGGGGAGCATGCCCCAGGCCGTGCTCGAGGCGGGACTGGCCCACCATGTGGTGCCGCTGAAGAACCTGGGCGCGGAGATCATCCGCCGCGTCAACCGGGCGCTCGCCGCGGAGCCGCTGGTGGGCTGA
- the cutA gene encoding divalent-cation tolerance protein CutA — MTDAIVVLVTTPSADKAAELARTLVEENLAACGNILPALRSIYRWEGKVHDEPEALLILKTRASLFDALRERIVALHPYQVPEVLRLDVAGGHLPYLEWIRDNTRPSP; from the coding sequence ATGACTGACGCCATCGTCGTCCTCGTCACCACGCCCTCGGCCGACAAGGCCGCCGAGCTGGCGCGCACGCTCGTCGAGGAGAACCTGGCCGCCTGCGGCAACATCCTCCCCGCCCTGCGCTCCATCTACCGCTGGGAGGGCAAGGTGCACGACGAGCCCGAGGCGCTCCTCATCCTCAAGACGCGCGCCTCCCTCTTCGACGCGCTCCGCGAGCGCATCGTCGCCCTGCACCCGTACCAGGTGCCCGAGGTGCTGCGGCTCGACGTGGCCGGCGGGCACCTGCCCTACCTGGAGTGGATTCGGGACAACACCCGCCCTTCCCCCTGA
- a CDS encoding sigma-70 family RNA polymerase sigma factor, which yields MPQHLAQPFLGAREGAAPSESLPSLEARLARALDTARAAWPGVELDGARFVAHLARHLPAEGFPESLEHFHLGDFYLACACAQRVPAALAAFESRFLPEVDVAVARMKLPASVLDEVRQQFRQKMLVATPDAPAKLAAYPGTGPLNGWVRAAALWLALDLQRRNASESHEDDSALPFLVEPGDDPELAHLKTTYRAEFSAAFAQALSALAPRQRNVLRLKYLDGLSIDELGALYGVHRATAARWAVSAQESLLEETRRVLTERLRLTHSQLDSVLRLISSQLDVNLSRLLRSRLD from the coding sequence ATGCCGCAGCATCTCGCTCAACCCTTCCTTGGTGCCCGCGAGGGCGCCGCCCCCTCCGAGTCCCTCCCGAGCCTGGAGGCACGGCTGGCCCGTGCGCTCGACACCGCCCGCGCCGCCTGGCCTGGCGTGGAGCTCGACGGCGCCCGCTTCGTCGCGCACCTCGCCCGGCACCTGCCCGCGGAGGGCTTCCCCGAGTCCCTCGAGCACTTCCACCTGGGTGACTTCTACCTCGCCTGTGCCTGCGCCCAGCGCGTGCCGGCCGCCCTGGCGGCCTTCGAGTCCCGCTTCCTCCCGGAGGTGGATGTGGCCGTCGCCCGCATGAAGCTGCCCGCCTCCGTGCTCGACGAGGTGCGCCAGCAGTTCCGCCAGAAGATGCTCGTGGCCACTCCGGACGCGCCCGCGAAGCTCGCCGCCTACCCGGGCACCGGGCCCCTCAACGGCTGGGTCCGCGCCGCCGCGCTGTGGCTCGCGCTGGACCTGCAGCGCCGCAACGCCAGCGAATCGCACGAGGATGACTCGGCCCTCCCCTTCCTCGTCGAGCCCGGAGATGACCCGGAGCTGGCCCACCTGAAGACGACCTACCGCGCCGAGTTCAGCGCCGCCTTCGCCCAGGCCCTCTCCGCGCTCGCGCCCCGGCAGCGCAACGTGCTGCGCCTCAAGTACCTGGACGGCCTGAGCATCGACGAGCTCGGGGCGCTGTACGGCGTGCACCGCGCCACCGCGGCCCGCTGGGCCGTGTCCGCCCAGGAGTCGCTCCTCGAGGAGACCCGTCGCGTGCTCACCGAGCGCCTGCGCCTCACCCACTCCCAGCTCGACAGCGTGCTGCGCCTGATCTCCAGCCAGCTCGACGTCAACCTCAGCCGGCTGCTGCGCTCCCGGCTCGACTGA
- a CDS encoding TadE/TadG family type IV pilus assembly protein, giving the protein MEAALTLPLTVFLILGTIQLFVLLQARALTQYAAFRAVRTGSVKHGSCEAMTHTAIAALLPSFARTDSPEALGTAFRVHRDNVFNPAWDQGHTGSIVWLARERPRREEIPPDEEETFDDPARYTSLADVVRLEVRLVFWYPMRIPFANWVLSRMFLAHLGLLDYDAVDPLQPAHQAHWSGKVTPSLDAAIQKELLERTSRKEYVFPLQATYTMRMMTPARISEFATQNCPPTPLGL; this is encoded by the coding sequence GTGGAGGCAGCACTCACGCTGCCGCTGACGGTCTTCCTCATCCTCGGGACGATCCAGCTCTTCGTGCTGCTCCAGGCCCGGGCGTTGACGCAGTACGCCGCCTTCCGCGCCGTGCGCACGGGCAGCGTCAAGCACGGCAGCTGCGAGGCCATGACGCACACGGCCATCGCGGCGCTGCTCCCCTCCTTCGCTCGCACCGACTCGCCGGAGGCGCTCGGCACCGCCTTCCGCGTCCACCGGGACAACGTCTTCAACCCGGCCTGGGATCAGGGCCACACCGGCAGCATCGTGTGGCTGGCCCGGGAGCGCCCGCGGCGGGAGGAGATCCCCCCGGACGAGGAGGAGACCTTCGACGACCCGGCGCGCTACACCTCGCTGGCGGACGTGGTGCGGTTGGAAGTGCGGCTGGTGTTCTGGTACCCGATGCGCATCCCCTTCGCCAACTGGGTCCTCAGCCGCATGTTCCTGGCCCACCTGGGACTGCTCGACTACGACGCCGTGGACCCGCTCCAGCCCGCGCACCAGGCGCACTGGAGCGGCAAGGTGACGCCCTCGCTCGACGCCGCCATCCAGAAGGAGCTGCTCGAGCGCACGAGCCGCAAGGAGTACGTCTTCCCGCTCCAGGCCACCTACACGATGCGGATGATGACTCCGGCCCGCATCTCGGAATTCGCCACCCAGAACTGCCCTCCCACGCCCCTCGGACTATGA